ATCCCTTGTCCAGGTCTCTCGCATCAGACGTCGTAAGTGTGACATCACCCGCGGTGTATACATCAACTGCCCCCGTCTACTCTCCGCAGATACGGTCATCAGCACACGTTGTATGCTCCAGGAATATAAGATATTGGACATTCCAGCTAcacctctctttctttctcatcaatTTTCTTATCTCCCTTTAATTTACAACCGTGTGACTTCGCTTCCACAAAGAAAAGGCTCACTGCACTTgtctcccttcttcctcgccaCTCAGAAAACCAAAGCTTCCATTTTCGATTGAATTCTTATTTCCCATTACAACACATTTCAACATGGATCTCCAAGGCACTCCCATCGGCACTGGCCCCCGCAGCACCAAGGTCACCACCGACCCTCGTGCTTACCAGGAACCTATCGCTGAGCCCTCTGGCCCCGTCGCCTCCGACTCTCTCGCCGCCGAGTCCGTTCGCAGCGGCGGTGCCTTTGCCGAAAACCGTGGTGCTGATCCCGTCGGTCCTTCGGGCAACAAGTCGACCCTCAACACCACCGATACCTCCGCCGCTTCAGAGCTCCCTTCCGCTGCTGCGGGCAGTCTGCGGGAGAACACTCAACGGCAGGAGAAGTACCCCGAGGCCCTGGGTGGCCAGGGTAACTTCCCCGGTACCCATGTGAACGGATACGCGGGCGGTTCTACCGCTGCCAAGCAGGAGATGGGCATGCACCAGGGTGGACACGCTGCCTCTCAACAGTCCTCCGGCCAGGCCAAggccagcagcagcaccagcagcagccagCACGTTGGGGGCCAGGCTCCTTCGTACGTGAGCGATGTTACTCCCGGCCACCAGGCCCAGCAGCCCAAGGGCGCCAACAACCAGCAAGCCCAGTTCGGCTCTGAGGACAAGAACGCCAGCTTCAACGCCGAGATTGGCTCCGAGAACGACCCTGGCCGCCTGGCCGAACAAAAATTCCAACAGATTAATGCTCACAGCGCCAACGACAGTGGTCGTACCAACCAGAAGGGTGTCCACGACGAGAATGTCTACACCACCCTGTCGGGCGATCAGCGCGCTTAGAGATGATTgaactttttctttgataTTATTCTTGCTACCCGCTTTGGGTTGTGATGTGTTTCTGGATTGCAAGCGAGTAGTTGACGGCTCATATCACCTGTTGCATCGACTGCGACATGTTGAttgatgatggaatgatTCAAAAGTCTGTACGATAGATCTTAATGAAGATATTCTGATCAAAcgcttcttttccttccaaAAGGGGAACCTAGATCGGAGCAGCTTCTCGTAACTTGATAACCGTGGAACTCACAACACTGTCAGACATGCCAATTGAACCCATGGTCAAGAATCCATAACACTCATGTTGCACAGGGTAACACAGCTGGAGAATTCACCCGCTGACGGGGTCGGGTTACCTCGCAATCAGCAACGCCAGCCGCAACCTGAGCCACGCAAATTCACACTCGCAATGAAGGTCTCCCACTTTCAAGCGAAGCACTTGCCCCCGTCACTCCATCTATTCGAGCGCGTATTGTCTTTTCTGCTTGACTTTCAACCTCAACATCAACCTCAGATAAAGGGGTCACTCTCACGTCAACATCCTCCTGAATCATCCTTTCAGCCGCAACTACTCGCCTCTTTCCACTGCACAGACAAATGACCAGTTCCACCAGCCCAACCATCAAAATCACAATCCAGACTACCCCAAGTAAAATGGCAACTATGTCCAAGGCCCCGACGACCGAGAACCGAGGTAGGCACTTTGTCGCTGGTGCACCCCTCGACGAAGCGAGTACAATCAGATAAGGTAGAAACGATAAGGATCCGGAAGAGGTCTCGTGCTGACTCAACGATTCATCGCGGTGTTGAGCCTCTGCCATGAATATCTCGGCATCTTCGAATGGTGATTGTGGACGGAAGCCGTTTTTCAGATGCAAGATGGATGATTCCTGCACATCGATGCTGGCCATCTCTGTCTCGTGCATCCAGATGCTTAGTTGATCATGTGTCTCTGGATCGAGGCTGTGGAGCCTTGTGAAATCGTTGATTGAGGACCCTGGTGATGGAATTGCCGGGGTCAGAGCAGAGATGATTGTCTCGTCGGATGAGGCTTTACGTTTTATGAGTGGATTGAGTCCTGATTGCTTCCGGGCAAAAGATGGATTGCTTTTGCTGTCCTTGGTGAGCTTAGTAGTATGTCGGGTGGTATGATATTTCATCTGACATCAGATGCGAGTTAGTGCTAGCACTCGCGGGTACTCAACGAGGTCGATAATTGGAGATTAGTTCCATAAACAGGGCTGGTGCTCGGGCACGCActgattcatcttcatgccCATGGGCGCTGATCCAACGAGTCACCAACTTGTGCTCTGCAATTTGGACCCCGATCGGAACTGGTTGCGGCATAGCCGAGTTCGCAAAAATGATAACTATGAGAGCTGCTAGAGCCCATGGGCGCTGTTTCACGATACTCCGCATCCTGACCCGGGAATCTCTTGtagatagagagagaggtatATATATAACCCAAGGCGGGATGGCGTCAATTGAATCTGGTGGATCGTAAGGCACGAGTGAGGTAAACTGGGTTGTCTACCGAATTggattttgttttccctttcaaTTTGGATTTGTAGAGCGTACTGGTGAGCCACGTCATTCAACCATCACGActgttttttgtttcttctctcccGCAGACTTatacccttttcttttccgacCGGGAGGTCGTCGCGATCTTCTTGTACCACTCAAGTTTGCTCTCGACACGGCAAGTTCCGCGTGCCCGCGAGGGGGTGTCGCGGAATCTTCGCAAGGGCCTGGTATCGCTTGGAAACTATGTAGAGAGGTTCCACTCATAACTTTGCGTACAGATGCCCTGGCcagaggggggagaggggaatTACGCCCTTTTATTCTGAGAATGGCGGATTGATCCTTGGACAGACTTGTTTCGGTCCATGTATAGGCAGACTTGAAAAAGAACTGTCGGGGCCAGGGTCCTACGGTATGTAGAGAACTCCTCGTGTGCCCCTCCTTCTCcggctcttcctctttctcttcttcccccttcaTTCAACcttcggccttggccaccgGATAGAATTCTCTCGGTCCATCGTGGTCGTTGAAGAACAACGCCACTGGCACGGTGATTCGGGATCCATGCAAGGTCGAAGGTAGACTGGGAAGAGATGGAATTGGATGTGCACGGTGGGACTGAGCCTCGACAAATCCATTGGCAGGTAGATGTGGGATGGCATCTCACATATGGAAGCGAGAGTCCATGGCTTTGCGCAGTTCTGCTTGGTTTCAAGATGATCTGTTGCGCGATCACAAGAGGCCCTGAACCAATGGGGGATTGTCGACTGTTTATAAAGAGACATTTCGATCCCAGGAAGATATGGTCGCTCCAGAAAAAAGTTGTATTCGGGAATAACTAGTGATCTTGATCCTCTCTCCCTCAGCCTCTCTCTtgcgcgctctctctctattcaccCACTACCGAGGCTGGCTCTCAACTTCACTGTAGAGGAGACCGAATTATACGTCCCGTCTGTTATGATCAAGGGCCCGGAGCAAAGACCTGATTTGATCTGCCAAGCAACCCAAAGTGTGGCGAGCAACGTATCTGCATGCGCTATGGAACTCTGGCTCTCATGCGTGACCGTTACTCGGGAGGGAGATGGTAATCCGAGCAGCAGACTGTAATATGCATTAATGCATGGGGTGGATTGTCATTGGAAGTCttcctgcctttttttcaTACACCGTCAAGAAAACGCCGAACTGCAATATAGCaaaagatggaaagaaaaatgaaacCCCAAAGGCCAGACCCCCGAAGACATGCACTGTCCTATCAGACAAGAACGAAACCCTGTACAATAGAATATCCCACCAATAGTCGCAGACATGGGGATGGAAAGCAAAgcatggaaaaagaaaatcaagacGAACAGGTCAAGTCAACAGACAACCGGTTAGACCTGCACGCtctttccctccttctcggccAGCTTGGCCAGCTCCTCAAAGACCTTGCCAAAGTCCTCGCCATCGGCACCCTCGTCgagcttcttgttcttggccGACTTGGGGGTCACCATGACCACACTGGTTGGGCGCTTGGTGGCGGCAGAGGCACCGAGTTCGGCACGGGAAGTGACGAAAACGTAGGGGATGCCGTGGTCTTCGCACAGAACGGGAATGTGAGAGATGACGTCCATGGGAGAGATATCGGCAGCGAGAATGACGACTCCAGAGGGAATGTCGACCTTGACATTGGCGGCGGGGATTGGAGACTTGCGGAGAGCCTTGACGACTTCCTTGACACCACGCTTGAGAGACTTGTTGACGGCAGCTGTGTGAGAAAAGGTCGGGGTTAGCCGTGCTTTCTGAAAGAACCCAACAAGAAACTTGAGGCTGGGCGTCAATGCATTGCGCCACTCGCAGGACTATCGATGTACGAGGATTGCATGAAGCAAAGAACGAGGATCCCCTCCTCCATTCCCAAAAAAGGAGGGATGGCATCTAGAACTGTCTTCGCAGATTCACAGTTATGAAACTTACCCTTCTTAACGCTCTTGAGcaccttcttggcctgcttGTCCTCAACCAATGGGTTCGCGAATGGCACAACGGCGCCAACGGGGCGATCAATGGCCATGGCATCGACTTCAATCTCGGCCACATCGACGGCAGCGACCTCAGCACCGTTCTCGGCGGCCTGAGAagcaatctccttctctaCCGCATCGACGAGAGTggtcttgtccttcttttccttcttgtccttcttggacttggagaTGCCGTCCTTCTCGGCgcgcttctccttcttctcggagcgcttctccttcttttcgaCCTTGTCCTTGCCCATTATGTCGGATGTGTTGATTGAAAACGGGGGAAAACGAAAGTGCCTGGTTGGTTATTTGAGTAGTGTGTGGTAAGTGAAATGGGTCTCGAAATAATTTCATAAAATTTTGGCGCTAGTCCCAATGCAGAAGCTCTGCGTGGATGACTAAGGCCCAAACAATTGAATGCCGCAAAGTATCTTGCTGTTGACGTCGGAAGGGTCAGCTTGAATCACAGTCTATTCGTGCTCTTTGTGAGATTGGAGCCCTTGTAGAGAGACTTTTCGGAGCCTGGGAGCATCTACTTGGTGTGGTGCCCAATGTGACTGTTGACCTTGGCGATTTTTGGGACGTGAATCGTCAGCCACCGTCCAACAAACATCCATGGAGAACAGCCCGACGCAGCGGCCAGCGTCCCAGCTGATTGCTGGGTTCACGTCGCCTCCGGCGACCGCTGGATCGCAAAATATCATGCAGCAGTCGTCATTGTCCATGAGACCACCGCCCTTTAGTCACGGTCAGTATAAATTGATTCCCCAGTCAAGTCGCAGCGAAACCATCGAAGCAGCGCTGACGAGCCATTTGTGCTTTCAGAtgtcgagaaggaggaatTGCG
This genomic window from Penicillium oxalicum strain HP7-1 chromosome III, whole genome shotgun sequence contains:
- a CDS encoding H/ACA ribonucleoprotein complex subunit NHP2 produces the protein MGKDKVEKKEKRSEKKEKRAEKDGISKSKKDKKEKKDKTTLVDAVEKEIASQAAENGAEVAAVDVAEIEVDAMAIDRPVGAVVPFANPLVEDKQAKKVLKSVKKAAVNKSLKRGVKEVVKALRKSPIPAANVKVDIPSGVVILAADISPMDVISHIPVLCEDHGIPYVFVTSRAELGASAATKRPTSVVMVTPKSAKNKKLDEGADGEDFGKVFEELAKLAEKEGKSVQV